A window from Cryobacterium sp. PAMC25264 encodes these proteins:
- a CDS encoding PfkB family carbohydrate kinase, with translation MSGVRAGGVVTLGETMALMSSDTWGPLQHSRAMTMGIGGSESNVAIALRRLGVDVTWIGRVGEDSLGDLVAREIGAEGVSVRAIRDPDAQTA, from the coding sequence ATGAGCGGCGTTCGCGCCGGCGGTGTGGTCACCCTCGGCGAGACCATGGCGCTGATGAGTTCGGACACCTGGGGACCGCTGCAGCACAGTCGCGCCATGACCATGGGCATCGGCGGATCGGAGAGCAATGTCGCCATAGCCCTCCGCCGTCTTGGTGTGGACGTGACCTGGATCGGCCGGGTCGGCGAGGACTCGCTCGGCGACCTGGTGGCTCGCGAGATCGGCGCGGAGGGCGTGTCGGTGCGCGCGATCCGGGACCCGGACGCGCAGACGGCGTGA